The window GGCGGTTTATCCCGTCCAACCCGGTGAAGAAATCTACTGCCTAGATAAAAAATATTACAGTGATAACTTCGGATTATCCACGGAAGTGGTTAGCTTGATGGACTTGCTTGACGTATAAAAGGTGATAAAATGAAAAACAGCACCATTTTTGGTTCAACGGATGTTTCCATTTTGCGAACAGGAAAACTATGAGTTCATAGAAAGGATAAGTATAATATAAGATCTTGACATTTTTTTTGGCGAATGGTTTACTGATACTGAATTTTATATTGACATGCGCGAGCAGGGATGATAAGAAAAAAGTAACAATCCCTGCCACGCCTCTTTCTAATGCGCACCCCGGCGGGGTTTTTTTATGTCTTCACAAGCAGTATCATTTCATGGGCCTTCCGCTCTAAGTCCACAAGAACAGATCAACCTGCTGCGAAAAAGAGGGTTGATTCTGCCGAATCCGGATAGAACCCTTCATTATCTTCAGTTCATAGGGTATTATCGCCTGTCCGGTTATTTTCCGCCATTCCTTGACTCATCCAGAAAATTTCAAAAAAACACCTCGTTTGACCAAATTTTAAACTGTTACATCTTTGACCGCAAGCTCCGCCTGCTGGTTATGGATGCTGTTGAACGTATAGAGATTGCTCTTCGGACAACAATATCCAATACTTTATGTGAACAGTACGATGCGCATTGGTATCTGAATTCCGATCTGTTTATTCCTCGTTATAACTATCAACATCTGATAAATATCATTGAAGAAAAAACACCGACACATCCTCCTGCATGGAAAGTTGCCGAAGAATTGTCCATTGGAGTCTGGTCAAATATCTTTCATTATCTCAAATCAAGAGAACTGCAAAAAGAAATTTGTAAACCTTATAATATTCACTACAAGGTGATGATATCCTGGCTACATTCTTTCACATACCTTCGTAATCTCTGCGCTCATCATGAGAGATTATGGAACCGAACTTTTATCCTTAAACCAAAAGTTATCAAAAGATATCGAAAACATTTTATGAATGACGCAAAATTTTCTTCTCAGGCTGCGGTACTCAATGTGTTTCTCAATGTTATTGCTGACGGTTCCGGATGGCAGCAGCGTCTATCTGATCTTTTTGACAAAAACAAAGAAATGCCGCTTCAGGACATGGGATTCCACGCCGGATGGAGTTCTGATCCATTCTGGGGGATTCATCGGTAGCATCTTTTTACGAGGTTGCATCAGTCGTTTTATGGCTGGCAGCAATTCATCCCTGCGGGGGTGTGGATTGAAATATTGACAGGATCTGTATCATATTAATGAACGCCCCCTTACGGGGGCACTTCCTCCCCCGTTTAACGTTTTATATTGAAATATTTTTCAATAGTTGTACCAATATACACAGCACCATCTTTCCCTGTTGTTATCATAGCACCCAAACTGACTTCTTATCTGGTCTTCAACGACAGGAAGGGAGGATGTCTCTCCCGATTTACTCTTCATTACATTGCGCATACTTTTCTTTATATCGGCTATCAAGGTGACAATATGAGAAACAGCATCAGTTTTCGACTTTGGGGCCGTTATGCCCTGTTTACCGATCCGGTGACCAAGACCGGCGGCGAAAAATGCTCCTACCATGTGCCGACTTATGAGGCCATTAAGGGCGTTCTCAAGTCTATTTACTGGAAACCCACTATCATCTGGCATGTGGATAAAGTCCGGGTGATGAAACAGATCAAAACACAGACCAAGGGAACCAAGCCGCTGGTCTGGGGCGGCGGCAATTCCCTGGCGATTTACACCTTTCTTCACGAGGTGGAATATCAGGTCAAGGCCCATTTCGAGTGGAATGAACACCGACCGGAACTTGCTAAAGACCGCATTGACGGCAAGCATTACAGCATTGCCCAACGGATGCTGGAAAAAGGAGGGCGGCAGGATATCTTTCTCGGTGTTCGTGATTGCCAAGGATACGTGGAACCCTGCGAATTCGGTGAAGGAGAGGGCTTTTATGATAATACACCGCCGGAACTCGCTTTTGGATTGATGTTCCACGGCTTTGATTATCCCGATGAAACCGGAAACGATGAGCTGCACAGCCGGTTTTGGCAGGCTGTGATGCGCAAAGGAATCCTGGAATTTCCCCGACCTGAAGGCTGTACGACCCGGCGTTTTGTCCGCAAAATGTCGGTCAAGGAATTCGCTCTGGATGAAAACATGCTGCCGGTGGAGCAAGAGGAGGCTGCGTTATGAGTTGGCTGGCCCAATTACATACGACATATGAACAAGGCTTGGCACTTGATCAATCTTCAGTGCCGTTTGAAGAACGGCTCATGCCCATAAGCCATACCCTGCAAAATGCCCACATCCACATTGTCATAGATGAACAGGGCAATTTTAAACGGGCTGCCGTCCTTGAAAAAACACAGGTTGTTCTACCGGCAACGGAAAAGTCAGCAGGGAGAAGCAGCGGCGAGGCTCCTCATCCCTTGGCTGACAAAATTCAATATGTTGCCAAAGATTATCCTGATTACGGAGGAAAAAAGAAACCGTATTTTGCAGGCTATGAAGAACAACTTGCCCGCTGGTGCGATTCTTCTTTTTCACACCCAAAAGCCTGCGCGGTTCATGAGTACATCAAGAAAGGCCGGGTTATTGAAGATTTGGTTGCCCACCATGTTCTCCATATTGATGAGCAGGGAAAACTGCTGGAAGAATGGTCTGCTGACGTCAGCGAAGAAAAGCCGGAGCCGTTGATCTTTAAGGTGCTGCCGAAGACCCAAGGAAAAACAGAACAGGGCAACGCGCTTGTCTGCTGGTCTGTTGAAAAAGAAGGCGACGCTGACAGTAAAACATGGGAAGATCAGAGTCTTCAGCAAAGCTGGGCTGATTTTGATGCGCTGACAGAAGGCGCAAAAGGTCTCTGTTTTATTTCGGGGCAAGAGGCAAAGTTGACAGCCAGTCATCCGGCGAAATTGCGACACACAGGGGATAAGGCGAAACTTATTTCCGCCAATGATATGTCTGGATTTACCTTTCGTGGGCGGTTTACAGATACTGCAAAAACCATAAAAGCAGGGGGAAGTCAGGCCGTCGGCATCAGCCTGGAGGTCACCCAAAAAGCCCATAATGCCCTGCGCTGGCTTATTGCCCGCCAAGGGTATCGTAATGGTGATCAGGTTTATGTTTCCTGGGCAGTCTCCGGGAAAGAAATCCCTGAACCTTTGGAAGACACCTGGTCCATGCTTGCCGCTGCTGAAATTACCAAACAGCCAGAAGCGGAACAGGAACAAAAGCAAGAGCAAGAACATCAGCTTGATCATACCGTAGATGCAGGAGAAGGCTTTGCCCATCAACTCAATAAATATATCGCAGGATACCGCCAGGAACTTGAGGCGAATGATCAGATCGTGGTCATGGGCCTGGATTCAGCCACACCTGGCAGGATGGGTATCATCTATTATCGTGAGCTGCTCGCCAGTGAGTTTCTTGATCGCCTCCATTCCTGGCACAGTCAATTTGCCTGGCCCCAGCGACATACGCAGGAATACCCTGATCCCAAGGGCAAAAAGAAACCCGTCAGGAAAACAATCTGGCCGGTGAGCTGTCCGATCCCCCGCATTATCGCCGAGGCTGCCTACGGCGATATTCTCAAAAGCAACGATACCCTGAAAAAGAGCGTACTTGAACGGATACTGCCCTGCATTGCTGAC is drawn from Candidatus Electrothrix aestuarii and contains these coding sequences:
- a CDS encoding Abi family protein, which translates into the protein MSSQAVSFHGPSALSPQEQINLLRKRGLILPNPDRTLHYLQFIGYYRLSGYFPPFLDSSRKFQKNTSFDQILNCYIFDRKLRLLVMDAVERIEIALRTTISNTLCEQYDAHWYLNSDLFIPRYNYQHLINIIEEKTPTHPPAWKVAEELSIGVWSNIFHYLKSRELQKEICKPYNIHYKVMISWLHSFTYLRNLCAHHERLWNRTFILKPKVIKRYRKHFMNDAKFSSQAAVLNVFLNVIADGSGWQQRLSDLFDKNKEMPLQDMGFHAGWSSDPFWGIHR
- the cas5c gene encoding type I-C CRISPR-associated protein Cas5c — translated: MRNSISFRLWGRYALFTDPVTKTGGEKCSYHVPTYEAIKGVLKSIYWKPTIIWHVDKVRVMKQIKTQTKGTKPLVWGGGNSLAIYTFLHEVEYQVKAHFEWNEHRPELAKDRIDGKHYSIAQRMLEKGGRQDIFLGVRDCQGYVEPCEFGEGEGFYDNTPPELAFGLMFHGFDYPDETGNDELHSRFWQAVMRKGILEFPRPEGCTTRRFVRKMSVKEFALDENMLPVEQEEAAL
- the cas8c gene encoding type I-C CRISPR-associated protein Cas8c/Csd1, whose translation is MSWLAQLHTTYEQGLALDQSSVPFEERLMPISHTLQNAHIHIVIDEQGNFKRAAVLEKTQVVLPATEKSAGRSSGEAPHPLADKIQYVAKDYPDYGGKKKPYFAGYEEQLARWCDSSFSHPKACAVHEYIKKGRVIEDLVAHHVLHIDEQGKLLEEWSADVSEEKPEPLIFKVLPKTQGKTEQGNALVCWSVEKEGDADSKTWEDQSLQQSWADFDALTEGAKGLCFISGQEAKLTASHPAKLRHTGDKAKLISANDMSGFTFRGRFTDTAKTIKAGGSQAVGISLEVTQKAHNALRWLIARQGYRNGDQVYVSWAVSGKEIPEPLEDTWSMLAAAEITKQPEAEQEQKQEQEHQLDHTVDAGEGFAHQLNKYIAGYRQELEANDQIVVMGLDSATPGRMGIIYYRELLASEFLDRLHSWHSQFAWPQRHTQEYPDPKGKKKPVRKTIWPVSCPIPRIIAEAAYGDILKSNDTLKKSVLERILPCIADGRPFPKDIMLSAVRRASNRNNCDPWEWERNLGVACALFKGYYERHTKKHKRRTYIMALEKDRTARDYLYGRLLAVAEKIEEVALYVGGENRPTSAARLMQRFADRPFSTWLTLEKSLQPYMQRLQGNRAGFLTNRKKELDEIHAAFATDDFTSDKALTGEFLLGYHCQRMELRKKAEQEPAENNNKEN